One part of the Ferrimicrobium sp. genome encodes these proteins:
- a CDS encoding LysR family transcriptional regulator has translation MELRQLEYFIAVAEEGSFTKAATKVHVAQPGVSAQVRRLERELGEILFDRSDRNVRLTAAGMALLPHARAALGAVANSRLAMDELVGLVRGSVKVGMITSCASVEFAELLAGFHRDHPGVEISLSEATSDRLLDGIISGTFDLAWVGLAGPCPGGVASQVITDEKLVAAVSHHHPLAGKSSIRLQELADQPLICLPKGTGIRTCLDQACASVGFAPRVALEASALDLVMQLAQQDLGIAILPESLAAYSSDLHPLAVTKPSMRSRIELVWRADEGSSPAAKALVRHARAVLSKDSDDK, from the coding sequence ATGGAACTAAGGCAGCTCGAGTACTTTATCGCAGTAGCCGAAGAGGGGAGCTTCACCAAGGCTGCAACCAAGGTCCATGTGGCCCAGCCAGGCGTGAGCGCACAGGTCCGCCGTCTCGAACGTGAACTCGGCGAGATCCTTTTCGATCGCTCGGATCGGAACGTACGTCTCACGGCGGCCGGAATGGCTCTGCTTCCCCATGCACGTGCTGCACTCGGCGCCGTTGCCAACAGCCGGCTCGCCATGGACGAGCTCGTTGGACTTGTGCGCGGGAGCGTGAAGGTAGGCATGATCACTTCATGTGCCTCAGTTGAGTTCGCCGAGCTACTTGCCGGCTTTCATCGGGATCATCCCGGCGTCGAGATCTCGCTGTCGGAGGCCACCTCCGACCGCCTCCTTGACGGAATCATTAGCGGAACATTCGATCTGGCGTGGGTCGGTCTCGCAGGGCCATGTCCGGGTGGAGTCGCGTCCCAAGTCATCACCGACGAAAAACTCGTAGCGGCGGTCAGCCACCATCATCCTCTCGCAGGTAAGTCATCGATTCGCCTCCAAGAGTTAGCCGATCAGCCCCTCATCTGCCTCCCCAAGGGTACCGGAATTCGTACCTGCCTTGATCAAGCCTGTGCGAGCGTCGGGTTCGCACCACGAGTAGCGCTGGAGGCGAGTGCGCTCGACCTTGTCATGCAGCTTGCCCAGCAAGATCTCGGTATTGCGATCCTTCCCGAGTCGCTTGCCGCCTACAGCTCTGATCTGCACCCCCTCGCAGTAACTAAACCTTCGATGAGATCTCGCATCGAACTTGTTTGGCGAGCGGACGAAGGGTCTAGCCCAGCTGCCAAGGCACTCGTTCGCCATGCCCGTGCAGTCCTTAGCAAAGACAGCGATGACAAATGA
- a CDS encoding nuclear transport factor 2 family protein yields the protein MSQIQRAMKPEDITYLFVERANAGDATGIADLYEDQAVMAYPPGGQTAGRDAIFQLWKMVLEAAPRFEPEEPLPALVSGDIALTATVAKDGRGARAQVCRRQADGTWLRVLDLPEIVASLESGE from the coding sequence ATGTCCCAGATCCAAAGAGCCATGAAACCCGAAGACATTACCTATCTGTTCGTAGAGCGGGCCAACGCAGGCGACGCCACTGGCATCGCCGATCTCTACGAGGACCAAGCCGTGATGGCGTACCCGCCAGGCGGCCAGACTGCCGGACGCGACGCCATCTTCCAACTATGGAAGATGGTTTTGGAGGCGGCTCCGCGCTTCGAACCCGAAGAGCCCCTGCCAGCACTTGTCAGTGGAGACATCGCCTTGACCGCCACGGTTGCCAAAGACGGTAGGGGAGCACGGGCCCAAGTCTGTCGACGACAAGCCGACGGTACCTGGTTGCGCGTGCTCGATCTACCCGAGATCGTAGCCTCCTTGGAGTCTGGCGAGTAA
- a CDS encoding MmcQ/YjbR family DNA-binding protein yields MIAEDWLRSVALALPDVQEKETWGKPTFRVGRKLFLTLAPDGSTATMKASLGNQAELVAKDPEVFSIAPYVGRYGWIKVSLDRCDFDLLEELVHVAWSQSAPRDICARRKCRPSLS; encoded by the coding sequence ATGATCGCTGAAGATTGGCTCCGGTCTGTCGCATTGGCCCTTCCCGATGTCCAAGAGAAAGAGACGTGGGGCAAGCCTACCTTTCGGGTCGGGAGGAAGCTATTTTTGACGTTGGCTCCAGATGGATCCACGGCGACGATGAAGGCTTCGCTCGGTAATCAAGCGGAGCTGGTGGCCAAAGACCCTGAAGTCTTCTCCATCGCTCCCTATGTTGGCCGCTACGGCTGGATCAAAGTCTCTCTCGATCGTTGTGATTTTGACCTGCTGGAAGAGTTAGTGCACGTGGCATGGAGTCAAAGCGCCCCAAGAGACATCTGTGCACGTCGAAAATGTCGCCCCAGCCTAAGCTAG
- a CDS encoding disulfide bond formation protein DsbA: MTQIKVDLWVDPICPYAWMTSRWLLEVERVRPIVAQFHVMSLSVLNEGRENLPERYQRLLDIGWGPVRIAIAVEENYGPEALRSLYEALGTRLHPLGRDIDRELYLEALSEVGLPASLADVAKSTDFDRALRASHHAGMDPVGDEVGTPVIHAPGVSGETVAFFGPIVIPAPKGEAAGRLWDGVLLVAGTDGFFELKRSRTREPTFD, encoded by the coding sequence ATGACACAAATCAAGGTAGACCTATGGGTCGATCCAATTTGCCCATACGCCTGGATGACCTCGCGCTGGTTGTTGGAGGTTGAGCGAGTGCGGCCTATCGTCGCGCAGTTCCACGTCATGAGCCTGTCGGTGCTCAACGAAGGTCGCGAGAACTTGCCGGAGCGATATCAACGCTTACTCGACATCGGCTGGGGTCCAGTGCGCATCGCCATCGCGGTCGAGGAGAACTACGGTCCCGAAGCGCTGCGCTCCCTTTACGAGGCGCTCGGCACCCGCCTGCACCCCTTGGGACGCGATATCGATCGAGAACTCTACCTCGAAGCTCTGTCCGAGGTGGGTCTACCCGCTTCTCTTGCCGATGTGGCCAAGAGCACTGACTTTGACAGAGCACTTCGCGCGAGCCATCACGCCGGGATGGATCCTGTTGGCGACGAAGTCGGTACCCCGGTTATCCATGCGCCGGGAGTAAGCGGGGAAACCGTGGCCTTCTTTGGCCCCATAGTTATCCCTGCCCCCAAAGGCGAGGCTGCGGGTCGGCTCTGGGATGGGGTTCTGCTCGTTGCCGGTACTGACGGTTTCTTCGAGTTAAAGCGATCCCGCACGCGCGAACCGACTTTTGACTGA
- a CDS encoding GNAT family N-acetyltransferase, with protein sequence MGFYTLEGSPPKGELGMLFVEPDCIGTGVGRLLWKHMVGQAPLLGFRSVRIEAIFSIPSHLNRRNAIAVHRFDG encoded by the coding sequence GTGGGTTTTTACACCCTTGAAGGGAGTCCGCCCAAAGGTGAGCTCGGCATGCTCTTCGTTGAGCCCGATTGCATCGGAACTGGAGTGGGTCGACTCCTATGGAAGCATATGGTTGGTCAAGCGCCCCTACTCGGTTTCCGGTCTGTCAGGATCGAGGCTATCTTCTCCATTCCATCGCATCTGAACAGGAGAAATGCTATCGCTGTCCATCGTTTCGATGGTTAA